From one Mytilus edulis chromosome 1, xbMytEdul2.2, whole genome shotgun sequence genomic stretch:
- the LOC139515080 gene encoding F-box DNA helicase 1-like, whose protein sequence is MSNKGCIGYNSNKIINNEYLETPSQNNTTISESKQYHENLSTLPPIRKNHTSPGTIIKNINSVKCINEDEDSLDYFVPTQPKRRKIHMTSDMCQKFADSPDHGGKILTNPAGSQLPNTDINLHHLAPRYHTNRNVTVINSNDVGVEISNNSSYKSGLTSSFKSGQFGGFTSAAKLHNENPDLSSHFDMKPSTSFTATVSPRKKSKTSVNTDSKQKSITTFFGASSFCNKRNDSSKSDKQITSSHIVVSDSPISTPEKSEPIIYGTPVKMYSPIKKVQGSSNIYISDDSPSDSQKSQTSRVDVGNNSVMKQLFEGQKHYQSNKIVQSKSKKSNSKSKRRNSVKKTSSRVTALKQSTIFSPGNISSEDDDILCTEVDLASEKYGLIGSSLSSQPGQEIPQIDYFERLPDELLEIIFAQLPMLDLCLNSNRVCMRWSHIISSDRFVPWKKKYNRLKKGLPGAMTEIKSILVDEKMNKFVDFLTGLIRYMKKFKPITAGNIIQCLEKHPKYNWAKALMKERLADCLLNEEPNPWCCITVLVIISQTVYDIQEILQCLLVPSSQCTSIELLECLYCIATFLYAFKTVKSDDVWNGMHYRLFYALYLYENASATSLGDLQNAITNKSGQQSLIKYSRSDCTVKMTHEQSRIVSYNVEPGEVIKIVAFAGTGKTTTLVRYTKMRPSMRFLLVVYNKSIKEHANTQFPGNVVCKTGHGLAFQYTGRRYIAAKKLRNLKVYEITQALPPRKGDNLFIRAKFVMDTVNTFISSADPCVTTEHVPEKRMDDNGQMTYIDSDKKNLYAKDAEIIWTKMLDFNCKEVGMTHDGYLKVYQLSKPKLYNYDCILIDEAQDMSPALADILLNQSQAKILVGDPHQQIYAFRGAVNAMSRVQSTTIFYLTQSFRFGPEIAQIAACCLETLKEEKMKTLVGNGKKCEITGKTVGQVAIICRSNYTVFNEAVKKCCFRDQDNIKIGFVGGTDGFGFPKLLDIYTLMMSPEQRQKENRVVQDHFIKKFHNMGELEKYANKTQDPELLGKIKIVRTHHHCLPSYISKILSRCVKDLKAADFILSTAHKAKGLEFSTVRVTDDYGVNPILQMLFRHVPEIAQAMPANAREINMDEGNLLYVAVTRAKHAVQMSSTVKTILQLCGERFEHPVCSQVLQQQGVTMKCRETDQEFKPYALTVQKETVKMSDEKSVDGGVLSPDIITDQRANIRQLYGLLDKDKKERPKENRPAYVIMDQDYDGEEEDEEYGGMMGGLF, encoded by the exons ATGAGTAATAAAGGATGTATTGGCTATAACAGCAACAAAATCATAAACAATGAATATTTAGAGACCCCTTCACAAAATAATACTACCATTTCAGAGAGTAAACAATATCATGAAAATCTATCCACTCTTCCACCTATACGAAAAAATCACACCTCTCCTGGAACTatcatcaaaaatataaattctgtCAAATGCATCAACGAAGATGAAGATTCTCTTGACTATTTCGTACCCACACAACCAAAGCGTCGTAAAATCCATATGACATCTGATATGTGCCAGAAATTTGCAGATTCTCCTGATCATGGTGGGAAGATTTTAACAAATCCAGCTGGCAGCCAACTTCCAAACACAGATATAAATCTCCATCATTTAGCACCACGATATCACACTAACAGAAATGTAACTGTAATCAATTCAAATGATGTTGGAGTAGAGATTTCAAATAACTCGTCATATAAAAGTGGATTAACATCAAGTTTTAAATCAGGACAATTTGGTGGATTTACATCAGCTGCAAAATTGCATAATGAAAATCCGGATCTTTCATCCCATTTTGATATGAAACCATCAACTTCTTTTACAGCAACTGTCTCTCCTAGGAAAAAGTCCAAGACTTCAGTAAATACTGATTCAAAACAGAAATCAATTACAACTTTCTTTGGTGCATCTTCATTCTGTAATAAAAGAAATGATTCTAGTAAATCAGATAAACAAATCACCAGTTCACATATTGTTGTTTCAGACAGTCCTATTTCAACACCTGAGAAATCTGAACCAATCATTTATGGTACTCCTGTTAAGATGTATTCTCCAATTAAAAAAGTTCAGGGatcttcaaatatttatataagtgaTGACAGTCCATCTGATTCACAAAAGTCGCAGACCAGTAGAGTTGATGTAGGAAACAATTCAGTTATGAAACAGCTATTTGAAGGACAAAAACATTATCAATCAAACAAGATTGTGCAGAGCAAGAGCAAGAAATCAAACTCAAAAAGCAAAAGAAGAAATAGTGTAAAAAAGACTAGCTCAAGGGTTACAGCATTAAAACAAAGTACAATATTTAGCCCTGGTAATATCAGCTCTGAAGATGATGACATTTTGTGTACTGAAGTTGATTTGGCATCTGAAAAATATGGGTTAATTGGGTCTTCATTAAGCTCACAACCAGGACAAGAAATACCACAAATTGACTATTTTGAACGCCTACCAGATGAACTCTTAGAAATAATCTTTGCTCAGCTTCCTATGCTAGATCTTTGCCTAAACAGTAACAGAGTCTGTATGAGATGGAGTCACATAATTTCTTCAGATAGA TTTGTTCCATGGAAGAAGAAATATAATAGGTTAAAGAAAGGGCTGCCAGGAGCAATGACAGAAATTAAAAGCATACTTGTAGatgaaaaaatgaataaatttgttGATTTCCTAACAGGGCTTATCAG GTACATGAAGAAGTTCAAACCTATTACAGCAGGAAATATAATCCAATGTTTAGAGAAACATCCAAAATATAATTGGGCAAAGGCTTTAATGAAGGAAAGACTTGCAGACTGTTTATTAAATGAA GAACCAAACCCGTGGTGCTGTATCACTGTCCTAGTCATTATATCACAGACTGTGTATGACATACAGGAGATACTCCAGTGTTTACTGGTACCTTCTTCACAGTGTACCTCTATAGAGCTACTGGAATGTCTCTACTGTATTGCTACATTCCTATACGCCTTCAAAACGGTGAAAAGTGATGATGTGTGGAATgg aATGCATTACAGGCTATTTTATGCTCTATACTTGTATGAGAATGCATCTGCCACTAGTCTTGGTGATTTGCAAAATGCCATTACCAATAAATCAGGACAACAAAGTCTTATAAAATACAG TCGATCGGATTGTACAGTAAAAATGACCCATGAACAGAGCCGAATTGTCAGCTATAATGTAGAACCAGGAGAAGTTATTAAAATTGTAGCCTTTGCag GTACTGGTAAAACTACAACGTTAGTCAGATACACGAAGATGAGACCAAGCATGAGATTCCTGTTGGTAGTATATAATAA GTCTATAAAAGAGCATGCTAATACCCAGTTTCCAGGCAATGTGGTGTGTAAGACAGGTCATGGTTTAGCATTCCAGTACACAGGAAGAAG ATATATAGCTGCCAAGAAGTTGAGGAATTTAAAAGTTTATGAAATAACCCAGGCTCTTCCTCccagaaagggagataacttgtttATAAGAGCTAAATTTGTGATGGACACAGTGAACACATTTATATCCTCAGCGGACCCCTGTGTTACAACTGAACATGTACCAGAGAAAAGAATGGATGACAATGGACAAATGACATATATAGATtctgacaaaaaaaat CTGTATGCCAAAGATGCTGAAATAATCTGGACTAAGATGTTAGATTTCAATTGTAAGGAAGTAGGAATGACTCATGATGGATATCTTAAAGTGTATCAGCTGTCCAAACCAAAGTTATATAATTATGACTGCATATTGATTGATGAAGCTCAAGACATGTCTCCAG CTCTTGCTGATATACTTTTGAACCAATCACAAGCTAAGATTTTGGTAGGAGATCCACATCAACAGATTTATGCATTCCGTGGAGCAGTTAATGCCATGAGTCGTGTGCAATCTACTACTATCTTTTACCTCACACAG TCTTTCAGATTTGGGCCAGAAATAGCTCAAATAGCTGCATGCTGTTTAGAGACATTGAAAgaggaaaaaatgaaaacacttgtTGGTAATGGTAAAAAAT gtgaaattacaggtaaaacaGTTGGTCAGGTAGCCATCATCTGTAGAAGTAATTATACAGTGTTTAATGAAGCAGTCAAGAAATGCTGTTTTAGAGACCAAGACAATATTAAAATAGGATTTGTTGGG GGAACTGATGGTTTTGGTTTTCCAAAATTACTAGATATATATACTCTGATGATGTCACCTGAACAAAGACAGAAAG AAAATAGAGTTGTACAGGACCATTTCATAAAGAAATTTCACAACATGGGAGAATTAGAGAAATATGCCAACAAAACACAAGACCCTGAACTACTGGGAAAGATTAAAATTGTCAGAACTCATCATCACTGTCTGCCAAGTTATATCAGCAAAATTCTCAGTAGATGTGTGAAGGATCTGAAGGCTGCAG ATTTTATATTGTCGACTGCTCACAAGGCCAAGGGGTTAGAGTTTAGTACAGTCAGAGTAACAGACGATTATGGTGTTAATCCTATCTTACAGATGTTGTTTAGACATGTACCAGAAATAGCACAGGCTATGCCTGCCAATGCAA GAGAAATTAATATGGATGAAGGGAATCTTCTGTATGTAGCTGTAACTAGAGCTAAGCATGCTGTTCAAATGTCTTCTACAGTCAAAACTATTCTACAGTTATGTGGT GAGAGATTTGAACATCCAGTATGTAGTCAAGTTCTTCAGCAACAGGGTGTTACCATGAAATGTAGAGAAACAGACCAAGAATTTAAACCTTATGCACTCACTGTACAGAAAGAAActgtaaaaatg AGTGACGAGAAGTCAGTGGATGGTGGAGTTTTATCACCAGATATAATAACTGATCAAAGAGCCAATATACGACAACTTTATGGACTACTAGACAAGGATAAAAAGGAAAGACCAAAAGAAAACAGGCCAGCCTATGTAATTATGGATCAGGACTATGATGGAGAAGAGGAGGATGAGGAATATGGTGGAATGATGGGAGGACTATTTTAA